Proteins encoded in a region of the Trypanosoma brucei gambiense DAL972 chromosome 6, complete sequence genome:
- a CDS encoding peptidase M20/M25/M40, putative, translating into MQVDWGAVHKFITDEWDKTLVPTISAYIEVPNQSPHYDQEWATNGLMQKAMDIIIEWVKKQPIKGMKYELFEEKGLTPFLIVEIEGTEPCANTLMMYGHMDKQPPLLPWEEGLHPYKPVYRDGRLYGRGGADDGYAVFSALTAMAAVQKQGIPHGKVVVIIEASEESGSMHLPFYLEKCRDRIGNVDLLICLDSGAMSYDQLWLTTALRGVCGGMLTVETMKEGMHSGLSGGVVPDSFRIARMLLERIEDTNTGEVKIIEANCDIPQHVVESMQSIRAIAYKEQFPLLSDVSTEVDDTVELALRNSWKPCLTVVGDNLPDAATAGNVNRAKTVLRLSLRVPPIVDATKATLAMKRILEADSPYNAKVTFTPDDAGDGCATPRLKPWLVEALNKGSEMAFGKGFASQGMGGSIPFIAMLLKKFPDAQFVVTGVLGPKSNAHGPNEFLHVPFAKGVTTCVARIVADHYHATPKIHKQ; encoded by the coding sequence ATGCAGGTTGATTGGGGTGCAGTTCATAAATTCATTACTGACGAATGGGACAAGACCCTCGTCCCCACCATTTCTGCATACATCGAGGTTCCGAACCAAAGCCCCCACTACGACCAGGAATGGGCAACCAATGGGTTAATGCAAAAGGCTATGGATATCATTATTGAGTGGGTCAAAAAACAGCCCATCAAGGGTATGAAATACGAGCTTTTCGAGGAGAAAGGATTAACGCCTTTCCTCATTGTGGAGattgaaggaactgagccaTGTGCCAACACACTAATGATGTACGGCCATATGGACAAACAACCCCCTCTTCTTCCGTGGGAGGAGGGACTCCACCCATATAAGCCAGTGTATCGGGATGGCAGATTATATGGTCGTGGAGGAGCTGACGATGGTTATGCCGTGTTTTCAGCTCTGACCGCAATGGCGGCTGTGCAAAAGCAAGGCATTCCACACGGGAAAGTCGTTGTTATCATTGAGGCCAGTGAGGAATCTGGGAGTATGCACCTCCCTTTTTACCTCGAGAAATGCAGGGACCGCATCGGCAACGTCGATCTTCTTATTTGTTTGGACAGTGGGGCGATGAGCTACGATCAACTTTGGCTGACGACAGCTCTACGAGGAGTATGTGGTGGCATGCTTACAGTGGAAACAATGAAGGAAGGCATGCACAGTGGCCTATCCGGTGGCGTTGTTCCCGATTCCTTTCGTATTGCCCGTATGCTCCTCGAACGTATTGAAGATACAAATACCGGTGAAGTAAAAATTATCGAAGCAAACTGTGACATCCCTCAGCATGTTGTGGAGAGTATGCAGTCAATAAGGGCAATTGCATACAAGGAGCAGTTTCCCCTTCTGTCCGACGTGTCTACTGAAGTTGATGACACTGTGGAGCTAGCCCTGAGGAATTCTTGGAAACCGTGCTTGACAGTGGTGGGTGATAACCTCCCTGATGCGGCAACGGCTGGGAATGTCAATCGTGCCAAGACCGTGCTGCGGCTCTCCCTCCGTGTCCCCCCTATTGTGGACGCGACGAAGGCCACACTAGCGATGAAAAGAATACTCGAGGCTGATTCCCCATATAACGCCAAAGTAACTTTCACTCCGGATGATGCAGGTGACGGCTGTGCGACACCACGGCTAAAGCCATGGCTTGTGGAGGCGCTCAATAAGGGTAGTGAGATGGCTTTTGGTAAGGGGTTCGCATCACAGGGCATGGGTGGGTCCATTCCTTTTATTGCAATGTTGCTGAAAAAATTTCCGGATGCGCAATTTGTGGTCACCGGCGTTTTGGGACCGAAGAGCAACGCACACGGGCCGAACGAGTTTCTACATGTGCCGTTTGCGAAAGGAGTAACTACGTGTGTTGCCCGAATCGTTGCGGACCACTACCATGCAACGCCAAAGATACATAAGCAGTGA
- a CDS encoding T. brucei spp.-specific protein, with translation MQQILGPLWTRFLFFFFNPTIGFLPLFASLIRPLHSSFDVLDHLPHDQLPPLAGHHRSEISHLRHLLFRLRAVSGQPLLKYRYWCFAWLVGREGVSIDNIWQAENWFAFLLASELKASGWYSLENHDRVVSIHPQPLSPRGSPLLPLELRYPCP, from the coding sequence ATGCAACAGATATTGGGGCCTCTGTGGacccgttttctttttttttttttcaaccctACCATTGggttcctcccccttttcgcCTCTCTGATACGCCCACTTCATTCCTCGTTTGATGTACTGGACCACCTTCCCCACGATCAACTGCCTCCGCTTGCAGGACACCATCGCTCTGAAATATCTCATCTTCGCCACCTTTTGTTCCGTTTAAGGGCAGTATCGGGTCAACCGCTGTTGAAATATAGGTACTGGTGTTTTGCGTGGTTggtggggagggagggggttTCTATCGATAACATTTGGCAGGCAGAAAACTGGTTTGCATTCCTCCTTGCGAGTGAACTAAAGGCAAGCGGCTGGTACAGCCTAGAGAATCATGATAGGGTAGTTTCTATACATCCACAACCGCTGTCCCCTAGAGGATCTCCTCTTCTCCCTCTAGAGTTGAGGTATCCATGTCCCTGA
- a CDS encoding receptor-type adenylate cyclase GRESAG 4,putative, with protein sequence MSWQEGGGRGCVYPHGNCRRNLTARSPARRYSMYKHSPVITAMSLLHLLPLLLMWMPPVCAENGNVTVNVLSMMYSLGFTTPEVNAINAGFDASLSAHSWKTGSGATISVIRPSSPNATIEDIFQLGVKQSEGKLLVVFGPLGTNHVLKNSDELKKHDLVAIAPVAYSSEVRGWNPHLYFISVEPNAELLTLIRYAVVYLRVPRIGMMYEKDNTASMGAYEFTVRVLAMLGRHLCGVFVVKDSENQNISEDDLNTRWRQFVATRPQAILLFSSLGNTAKWFIKKVAQDNRTANAYLLSTSLQQHFLIKMWREALVLANRTFTPGQLITTGTVPLANDNQSSLIQHFQRDMNNYLDTNSDWKGFAKPDHYLEDDGLGEMMVYGWLAGEVLFEALNNAPQLTNRTSFRESLYKQRRYVIDDLVVGDFGGECNEAVALQGAMCECNQGGSMVYMKSIMDGFRLRPLWEGFLTWGVSECSSANVQVSAPLSGLFVILVDNAIVFRATMRWFLGAQALDEAYDVDNRIFFHPLTVSSENVTQSLEQVRDNRDVSAVFGIVPAAMLDTPNMMFISPMVVGIRQNGFRRNVIHLLPVLAQQLYVLAVYLSNTSSRGVNAFIRGEQAGEISSLLYKSLVTFGVPLDSSKTLGDGDPISSYLSGNRDVFTIGLTLTDVAAVARHLQTHRRARVFVGFNDLAMYYDEFVAAFNASKESIASSERLLFATSFPHWAEKDTKSDVVASFHRIVNESHWDPLTFIGFVAARLLQVILPNMKKVNAELLADRIYTESNIKVDDMRFGPFSDVECVSGTSVSANECASNFGSTNISVWSMARVLNSSLPRTQVGMTPSMDYVIPQEGQLTRSQIAGIAIGCVVGFILFIALGVLLRISLRNARDNNLAPKEPTDPVTLIFTDIESSTALWAAHPELMPDAVAAHHRMVRSLIGRYDCYEVKTVGDSFMIASKSPFAAVQLAQELQLCFLQHDWGTNAVDNSYRHFEEQFTEGECEYTPPTARLDPEVYSRLWNGLRVRVGIHTGLCDIRHDEVTKGYDYYGRTPNMAARTESVANGGQVLMTGSTYMSLSAEDRKQIDVTALGDVALRGVSDPVKMYQLNAVPGRNFAALRLDREYFFDEGEDGTTTSTSDHSSSRAELSESAQIIATALQSLLSTFKTAQREKLLLPYCERWRVPLPRKAASEWDDAYCEEVVRRIAVKVGRVADHCAHSGSESSSTQGSSSIIIVPLHDLYCRENYSI encoded by the coding sequence ATGAGTTGGCAGgaaggtggtggaagaggatGTGTGTACCCTCATGGAAACTGCAGGCGGAACCTTACCGCAAGGAGCCCTGCAAGGCGTTACAGCATGTACAAGCACTCACCTGTCATTACTGCTATGTCACTGCTACACttgttgcctttgctacTCATGTGGATGCCACCTGTGTGCGCAGAAAACGGTAATGTGACGGTAAATGTGCTATCCATGATGTACAGCCTCGGTTTCACCACTCCTGAAGTTAACGCCATTAATGCCGGCTTTGACGCATCACTGAGTGCCCACAGCTGGAAGACGGGCTCCGGTGCGACAATATCTGTCATCCGTCCCTCATCACCCAATGCGACAATCGAGGACATATTTCAGCTGGGGGTGAAacaaagtgaagggaagttaTTAGTTGTATTCGGGCCCCTGGGTACTAATCACGTCTTAAAGAACAGTGATGAACTGAAGAAACATGATCTTGTTGCCATCGCTCCCGTTGCGTACTCCAGTGAGGTCCGTGGTTGGAACCCTCACCTTTATTTCATAAGTGTCGAACCCAATGCTGAACTCCTCACCCTCATTCGTTATGCTGTTGTTTACCTCCGTGTCCCACGAATAGGTATGATGTACGAAAAGGACAACACCGCCAGTATGGGAGCGTATGAGTTTACTGTGCGAGTATTGGCGATGTTGGGTCGCCATTTATGTGGAGTGTTCGTTGTGAAGGATAGTGAGAATCAAAATATCTCTGAGGATGATTTGAACACCAGGTGGAGACAATTTGTTGCTACGCGCCCACAGGCtatattgttgttttcatcccTGGGTAATACAGCAAAGTGGTTCATCAAGAAGGTAGCACAGGACAACCGCACTGCCAATGCGTATCTTCTTTCTACTTCACTACAGCAACATTTTTTGATCAAGATGTGGCGTGAGGCATTGGTGTTAGCTAATCGTACATTTACTCCTGGACAGCTGATCACAACTGGAACAGTGCCGCTCGCTAATGATAATCAGTCCTCACTGATTCAGCACTTCCAGCGTGACATGAACAACTACCTGGATACAAACAGTGACTGGAAGGGCTTTGCGAAACCCGATCACTACCTTGAGGACGACGGTTTAGGTGAGATGATGGTGTATGGGTGGCTTGCGGGAGAAGTTCTCTTCGAAGCTCTGAATAACGCCCCACAGCTGACGAACCGTACATCATTCAGGGAATCTCTGTACAAGCAGCGTCGCTACGTGATTGATGACcttgtggttggtgactttggtggtgagtgcaaTGAGGCCGTTGCATTACAGGGTGCCATGTGTGAATGCAATCAAGGTGGCAGTATGGTATATATGAAGAGTATAATGGATGGCTTCCGACTCAGACCTTTGTGGGAAGGGTTCCTAACGTGGGGTGTATCAGAGTGCTCAAGTGCCAATGTACAAGTAAGCGCGCCATTGAGTGGCCTCTTTGTGATTCTGGTGGATAACGCAATTGTTTTCCGAGCGACTATGAGGTGGTTCCTTGGCGCTCAGGCCCTGGATGAGGCATATGATGTTGACAATAGAATATTTTTCCATCCCCTAACAGTATCTTCAGAGAATGTGACGCAATCCCTTGAGCAAGTACGGGACAACAGGGATGTATCTGCAGTATTTGGTATCGTTCCAGCGGCGATGTTGGACACACCGAATATGATGTTCATCAGTCCTATGGTGGTGGGCATCCGCCAGAACGGGTTTAGGAGAAACGTAATACACTTACTGCCTGTGCTTGCGCAGCAACTTTATGTGCTTGCTGTGTATCTCTCCAACACTTCTTCCAGAGGAGTAAATGCATTCATACGCGGTGAGCAAGCAGGGGAGATCAGTAGCCTGCTGTACAAGTCATTGGTTACGTTTGGTGTGCCGCTTGATTCCAGCAAGAcacttggtgatggtgacccGATATCGTCATATCTCTCGGGTAATAGAGATGTGTTTACTATTGGACTCACTCTCACTGACGTTGCTGCAGTTGCGCGGCACCTTCAGACCCACCGCAGGGCACGTGTGTTTGTTGGGTTCAATGACCTTGCAATGTACTACGATGAGTTTGTGGCTGCGTTTAATGCGAGTAAAGAGTCTATTGCTAGCTCAGAGCGGCTCCTATTCGCGACGAGTTTTCCACACTGGGCGGAGAAGGACACGAAATCAGATGTGGTTGCGAGTTTCCATCGCATTGTGAATGAATCGCATTGGGATCCACTAACGTTTATCGGTTTTGTTGCAGCTCGGCTGCTTCAAGTGATTCTCCCGaatatgaagaaagtgaatgcaGAGCTGCTGGCAGACCGCATTTACACGGAGTCCAACATCAAAGTGGATGACATGCGATTTGGACCCTTCAGTGATGTGGAATGTGTTTCTGGTACGAGTGTTTCGGCAAATGAGTGTGCCTCAAACTTTGGATCCACAAACATTTCTGTATGGTCGATGGCGCGTGTGCTGAATTCAAGCTTGCCCAGAACACAGGTTGGGATGACACCGTCTATGGACTATGTTATTCCGCAAGAGGGTCAGCTCACACGGTCACAGATAGCCGGCATAGCTATCGGGTGCGTAGTCGGCTTCATATTGTTTATTGCCCTTGGTGTGCTCCTACGCATCTCCCTGCGGAATGCTCGTGATAACAATCTTGCACCCAAGGAGCCAACGGACCCcgtgacactaatatttactgacattgagagcagcactgcgttgtgggctgcacaccctgaaCTGATGCCCGATGCCGTCGCCGCGCATCATCGTATGGTCCGTTCACTGATTGGGAGGTATGACTGCTACGAAGTCAAAACTGTAGGGGATTCGTTCATGATAGCGAGTAAGAGtcctttcgctgccgtccaactcgcacaggaactacagctgtgtttcttgcaaCATGACTGGGGAACAAATGCAGTTGATAATTCTTACCGGCACTTCGAGGAGCAATTCACGGAGGGAGAATGTGAGTACACGCCGCCAACTGCGCGGTTGGATCCTGAAGTGTACagtcgtttgtggaatggcctgcgtgtacgtgttggaatccacaccgggttgtgcgacatccgacacgatgaagtgacgaagggatatgactactatgggcggaccccaaacatggcagcaaggacggagagtgtagcaaatggtggtcaggtgctgatgacaGGCTCAACATACATGTCACTGTCAGCTGAGGATCGTAAGCAAATTGATGTCACTGCACTTGGTGATGTTGCACTTCGCGGTGTGAGTGATCCGGTTAAAATGTACCAGTTGAATGCCGTGCCTGGCCGcaactttgctgcattacggCTGGACCGCGAATACTTTTTTGATGAGGGCGAGGATGGCACGACAACCTCCACAAGCGACCACAGTTCTTCACGTGCGGAGCTGAGTGAATCAGCTCAGATAATTGCAACTGCACTACAGTCGCTGTTAAGCACGTTCAAGACAGCACAGCGTgagaagttgttgctgccgtattgtgagcgttggcgtGTGCCTCTTCCCCGTAAAGCTGCATCCGAGTGGGATGACGCCTACTGtgaggaagtggtgcgtcGCATTGCAGTTAAGGTTGGGCGTGTCGCTGACCATTGCGCTCATAGTGGAAGTGAGTCGTCAAGTACGCAAGGCAGTTCATCAATTATTATCGTCCCTCTTCACGACCTGTACTGCCGTGAAAATTATTCTATTTAA
- a CDS encoding T. brucei spp.-specific protein, translating to MEKPSCRGAGWAQLLWCYGTCCALLLRLIVEASQAAEGLKTKDEVEKACHLAQQLKEVSITLGVIYRTTERHSVQVEAHKTAIDKHADAVSRAVEALTRVDVALQRLKELGKANDTKAVKIIENITSARENLALFNNETQAVLTARDHVHKHRAAALQGWSDAKEKGDAAAEDVWVLLNAAKKGNGSADVKAAAEKCSRYSSSSTSETESQKAIDAAANVGGLSAHKSKYGDVLNKFKLSNASVGAVRDTSGRGGKHMEKVNNVAKLLKDAEVSLAAAAAEIEEVKNAHETKVQEEMKRNGNPIENESETNSGGNAESQGNGDREDKNDEQQQVDEEETKVENGSSEEGSCCGNESNGPHVMKKRHGVGAPRPVDVVSGFRSYASASFALLSLVRVGILQVVV from the coding sequence ATGGAGAAACCGTCTTGCAGGGGTGCCGGTTGGGCGCAGCTTTTGTGGTGTTACGGCACCTGTTGCGCTCTACTCCTCCGCCTGATAGTTGAAGCCAGTCAAGCTGCTGAGGGTTTAAAAACCAAAGACGAAGTTGAGAAGGCGTGCCATCTTGCACAACAACTCAAAGAAGTTTCAATTACTTTGGGAGTTATTTACCGGACCACTGAACGACACTCCGTGCAAGTTGAAGCGCATAAAACAGCCATTGACAAACATGCGGATGCGGTGTCGCGAGCTGTGGAGGCGCTCACGAGGGTGGATGTGGCACTTCAGCGATTGAAAGAACTCGGGAAGGCCAATGACACGAAGGCGGTGAAAATTATCGAGAACATTACCTCCGCCAGAGAAAATCTCGCTCTCTTCAATAACGAAACGCAGGCCGTACTGACGGCGAGGGATCATGTGCATAAGCATAGGGCCGCGGCATTGCAGGGGTGGTCtgatgcaaaagaaaaaggcgatGCCGCCGCAGAGGATGTTTGGGTTCTGCTTAATGCCGCAAAAAAAGGTAATGGCAGTGCAGACGTCAAGGCAGCTGCAGAGAAATGCTCGAGATATTCCTCAAGCAGTACTTCAGAAACTGAGTCGCAGAAAGCTATTGACGCCGCCGCTAACGTGGGGGGTTTGTCGGCACACAAGTCGAAATATGGCGATGTGCTGAACAAGTTTAAATTGTCTAATGCTTCAGTGGGAGCAGTGAGAGACACATCCGGCCGGGGCGGTAAGCATATGGAAAAGGTCAATAATGTGGCAAAACTTCTTAAGGATGCAGAGGTTTCTCttgcagctgcagcagccgAAATTGAGGAGGTTAAAAATGCACATGAAACAAAAGTACAGGAAGAGATGAAGCGCAATGGGAACCCGATCGAAAATGAATCAGAGACTAATTCAGGGGGGAATGCGGAATCACAAGGTAATGGAGATCGTGAAGATAAGAACGACGAGCAACAACAGGtcgatgaggaggaaacaaaggtGGAAAATGGAAGCAGCGAGGAGGGGTCTTGTTGTGGAAACGAAAGTAACGGTCCCCATGTGATGAAAAAACGTCATGGGGTTGGGGCACCAAGGCCCGTTGACGTGGTTAGTGGTTTCCGCAGTTATGCCAGCGCTTCTTTTGCTCTGCTTTCTCTTGTCCGTGTCGGTATTCTCCAGGTGGTGGTGTAG
- a CDS encoding GPEET2 procyclin precursor, giving the protein MAPRSLYLLAILLFSANLFAGVGFAAAADESASNVIVKGGKGKEREDGPEEPEETGPEETGPEETGPEETGPEETGPEETGPEETEPEPEPGAATLKSVALPFAVAAAALVAAF; this is encoded by the coding sequence ATGGCACCTCGTTCCCTTTATCTGCTCGCTATTCTTCTGTTCAGCGCGAACCTCTTCGCTGGCGTGGGATTTGCCGCAGCCGCTGATGAGTCGGCTAGCAACGTTATCGTGAAGGGaggcaaaggaaaggagagggaggACGGCCCTGAGGAGCCGGAAGAAACCGGACCAGAAGAGACCGGACCAGAAGAAACCGGACCAGAAGAGACGGGGCCGGAAGAGACGGGGCCGGAAGAGACGGGACCAGAGGAaactgaacctgaacctgaacctggtGCTGCAACGCTGAAATCTGTTGCACTTCCGTTTGCAgtcgcggctgctgctctcgtTGCCGCATTCTAA
- a CDS encoding EP3-2 procyclin, putative: MAPRSLYLLAILLFSANLFAGVGFAAAAEGPEDKGLTKGGKGKGGKGTKVSDDDTNGTDPEPEPEPEPEPEPEPEPEPEPEPEPKPEPEPEPEPEPEPEPEPEPGAATLKSVALPFAIAAVGLVAAF; the protein is encoded by the coding sequence ATGGCACCTCGTTCCCTTTATCTGCTCGCTATTCTTCTGTTCAGCGCGAACCTCTTCGCTGGCGTGGGATTTGCCGCAGCCGCTGAAGGACCAGAAGACAAGGGTCTTACTAAGGGAGGCAAAGGCAAAGGCGGGAAGGGAACCAAGGTCAGCGACGACGATACCAATGGCACTGACCCTGAACCCGAACCCGAACCCGAAcccgaacctgaacctgaacctgaacccgaACCCGAACCTGAACCCGAGCCAAAGCCAGAACCTGAACCGGAACCCGAAcccgaacctgaacctgaaccaGAACCTGAACCTGGTGCTGCAACGCTGAAGTCTGTTGCACTTCCGTTTGCAATCGCGGCCGTTGGTCTCGTTGCCGCATTCTAA
- a CDS encoding procyclic acidic repetitive protein A, putative, with translation MFRKSSELEGKCSSSPFVRRDSHTEASTKQAATLLLTFWFILFPYFSVGVFLLPPLGIGHSHMKALASAAKGGSVWYFLWRHLSSFPFRTAFCPGRRAFGIVLPDDLCPVRSIMNNSYKSVCRYGGGYFPNRFGCFYYFAGRFKVGNSVHFQKNCDSYIWFYMEGGRAENVYVLAWMSRKINSSFRVFSLHYVIYGLAFRFV, from the coding sequence ATGTTCCGGAAGTCTTCGGAGTTAGAGGGCAAATGCTCCTCTTCTCCTTTCGTGCGGCGTGATTCTCATACCGAGGCTTCCACTAAGCAGGCTGCAACTCTTCTGCTGACTTTTTggtttattcttttcccatATTTCAGTGTTGGAGTGTTTCTCTTGCCGCCCTTGGGAATCGGGCACAGTCATATGAAGGCGCTTGCTTCGGCAGCCAAAGGTGGTTCCGTTTGGTATTTCTTGTGGAGACATTTgtcttcctttccatttcggACAGCTTTTTGTCCCGGAAGAAGGGCTTTTGGTATTGTCCTGCCCGATGATCTTTGCCCCGTTCGTTCCATCATGAATAATAGTTACAAAAGTGTGTGTCGGTACGGCGGTGGATATTTCCCCAATCGCTTTGGTTGCTTTTACTATTTTGCGGGGCGGTTTAAAGTTGGTAACTCAGTGCACTTCCAAAAAAATTGCGACTCGTACATTTGGTTTTATATGGAGGGTGGAAGAGCCGAAAACGTGTATGTGCTTGCTTGGATGAGTCGGAAAATAAATTCTAGTTTCCGTgtattttcccttcattaCGTCATATATGGCTTGGCCTTTAGATTTGTGTAA
- a CDS encoding gene related to expression site-associated gene 2 (GRESAG2)(pseudogene), putative, protein MMHELVFIIGLFVAVLSDSSQSDLSRHNWSIISRNRSVFTKLVSELNNHHSIGEFEALCKIYRITQAETPKSSFKNREKEAEILKKLEEMVSETEAVGGDKGSSKLGKRTTAYQEIKILLEKAKKLKEEIEVNRTRSLNASRSAEENMLRAVYGDAVDVARNENKTLEEAMRGNKSLLFNSVYNADTSCGSFGDKLVGKTLINDFFCLCVGEAVDLIKKFEKPSNHRYQLDVPDSDDNNIYNGFNCPCKDEIRRPKNGSWTMMADYCPSNYNTCDPRKVKYNYTEAWDVISKACVYKNVASNVKTLKSALAQFDAFVEFEQHEYQVRGIFGYVKTEHNDNRTCTGHTAGFTCVSYNYTLENGGIPWYNHLTNATEQLQEMAKYAKESDSHLHELEEYQHEAEEIYLEVKLGGDAELWKSSRGKGYSGGDDTDVNNDGLNYINITTDFLILLFSSFICIS, encoded by the exons ATGATGCACGAATTAGTGTTTATCATTGGGTTGTTTGTGGCTGTTTTATCTGATTCTTCTCAGAGCGATTTGTCGAGACACAATTGGAGCATAATATCTAGAAACCGGAGTGTGTTTACAAAACTCGTTAGTGAGCTCAACAACCACCACAGCATTGGTGAATTCGAGGCACTTTGCAAGATTTACAGAATCACACAAGCGGAGACACCGAAGTCTTCCTTTAAGAATCGTGAGAAGGAAGCTGAGATTCTGaagaagttggaggaaatggtCAGTGAAACTGAGGCTGTGGGTGGTGATAAAGGTTCAAGTAAGTTGGGTAAAAGAACGACGGCATATCAGGAGATAAAGATACTTCTTGAGAAGGCGAAaaagctgaaggaagaaatagaagTAAATAGGACAAGATCGCTAAATGCAAGTCGTTCTGCTGAGGAAAATATGTTGAGAGCTGTGTATGGCGACGCTGTGGATGTGGcgagaaatgaaaataaaactcTGGAGGAAGCCatgagaggaaacaaatcaCTGCTGTTCAATAGTGTCTACAATGCAGACACGAGCTGCGGTTCTTTTGGAGACAAACTGGTTGGAAAGACGCTAATTAACGACTTTTTCTGCCTATGTGTGGGAGAGGCTGTTGATTTAATTAAGAAGTTCGAAAAGCCAAGTAATCATAGATATCAATTAGATGTTCCCGATAGCGATGataacaatatatataatggTTTTAACTGTCCTTGTAAGGATGAAATAAGGAGACCTAAAAATGGTAGTTGGACTATGATGGCTGATTAT TGCCCAAGCAACTATAATACTTGCGACCctagaaaagtaaaatacaACTATACTGAGGCATGGGATGTGATTAGTAAAGCTTGTGTGTACAAAAATGTTGCATCGAATGTTAAAACCTTGAAGAGTGCATTGGCTCAGTTTGATGCGTTTGTTGAATTT GAACAGCATGAATATCAAGTCAGGGGTATTTTTGGTTATGTGAAAACAGAACATAACGATAATCGCACATGCACAGGTCACACTGCTGGATTCACATGTGTCAGCTACAACTACACACTTGAAAATGGTGGGATCCCTTGGTACAACCATCTTACTAACGCCACCGAGCAACTACAAGAAATGGCGAAGTATGCCAAAGAGTCTGACAGTCATCTTCACGAATTGGAAGAATACCAACAtgaggcagaggaaataTATCTTGAAGTGAAacttggtggtgatgcaGAGCTATGGAAGAGTAGCCGAGGTAAGGGTTACAGTGGAGGTGATGATACTGATGTAAATAATGATGGGCTCAACTATATAAATATTACAACTGACTTTcttatattattgttttcatctTTTATTTGTATATCTTAG
- a CDS encoding T. brucei spp.-specific protein encodes MLTTSFMAVVEPKNATFAACHIFAFHAPGILVVRGPFTRALGRCGPFFIIGMKFGGMRLWRGRRWVCLGKARANYTLSSFLLRRFSVPFFHPLHGNHFHRFLPVSWPCPCTLDGGFLRVVLAGNSETQYSCARRTLVHFLLPVLSLHRHIQCFPLECRIFHHFPMAGSNLSSYSDRGKCVTYTSL; translated from the coding sequence ATGCTTACGACAAGTTTCATGGCAGTGGTGGAACCGAAAAACGCTACCTTTGCTGCTTGCCATATTTTCGCGTTCCACGCCCCTGGTATCCTTGTCGTCCGCGGTCCTTTCACCCGCGCCCTCGGCCGTTGTGGCCCCTTCTTTATTATAGGGATGAAGTTTGGAGGTATGAGACTTTGGCGAGGCCGACGTTGGGTATGCCTTGGTAAGGCGAGGGCAAATTAtactctctcttcttttctcctccgcCGTTTTAGcgttccttttttccacccTCTCCACGGAAACCATTTTCATCGCTTTCTTCCAGTCTCGTGGCCCTGTCCTTGCACCCTTGACGGCGGGTTTCTACGCGTCGTTTTAGCTGGTAATTCAGAAACTCAGTATTCGTGCGCAAGGCGCACCTTAGTGCATTTCCTTCTCCCAGTCTTATCCCTTCATCGCCATATTCAGTGCTTCCCGCTGGAGTGTCGCATTTTCCACCACTTCCCAATGGCAGGGTCAAATCTTTCTTCCTATAGTGATAGAGGCAAATGTGTCACTTATACCAGTTTGTAA